A portion of the Candidatus Zixiibacteriota bacterium genome contains these proteins:
- a CDS encoding DUF4398 domain-containing protein, with translation MKKILLAVIAISLVVMAGCSKPPEAEMAAAQSAINNVKAAEAEQYVPQAFRMLTDSLNAAMAMKTEQDGKFALFRSYGESKAMFERVTGMTADVINQANAEKERVKQEVTGMMAEAKGLLDSAMVLLGKAPMGKDNKAELELIKNDLTNLGSEFTVAEGDFNGGKYLVARTKIESIKSRVMNITAEICKAYEAKGKKCPMGM, from the coding sequence ATGAAGAAAATCTTGTTAGCCGTTATCGCCATTTCGTTAGTGGTGATGGCCGGCTGCAGCAAGCCGCCGGAAGCTGAGATGGCGGCCGCGCAGAGCGCGATCAACAACGTCAAAGCCGCCGAAGCGGAGCAGTACGTTCCGCAGGCCTTCCGCATGCTGACCGACAGCTTGAACGCGGCGATGGCGATGAAGACCGAACAGGATGGCAAGTTCGCACTTTTCCGCAGCTATGGCGAATCCAAGGCGATGTTTGAGCGCGTGACCGGCATGACTGCCGACGTGATCAACCAGGCCAATGCCGAAAAAGAGCGCGTCAAGCAGGAAGTCACCGGGATGATGGCCGAGGCCAAGGGCCTGCTGGATTCCGCGATGGTGCTCCTGGGCAAGGCGCCGATGGGCAAGGACAATAAGGCCGAGCTGGAACTGATTAAGAACGACCTGACCAATCTGGGTTCCGAATTTACCGTTGCCGAAGGCGACTTCAACGGCGGTAAGTACTTGGTTGCCCGCACCAAGATCGAGTCGATCAAGTCGCGCGTGATGAATATCACGGCCGAGATTTGCAAGGCTTACGAGGCGAAGGGCAAAAAGTGCCCGATGGGCATGTAA
- the ettA gene encoding energy-dependent translational throttle protein EttA, whose translation MSEKYIFTMLRLDKYYGQKQVLKNINLSFYPGAKIGIVGENGSGKSTVLRIMAGLDDQFQGTAQLLGNFRSGIVLQEPLLEETLTVRQSVEQAFGEITSKLNEYNEITTKMGEPLDDDQMTKLMERMGVLQEQLDALDAWNLDVHIRVAADALCLPDDDRVVGTLSGGEKRRVALCKALLERPDLLLLDEPTNHLDAETVDWLEEQLRDYPGTVIIVTHDRYFLDNITKWILELDGGRGIPYSGNYTSWLEQKLERLAGEEKKDTPRSRMLQRELAWIKMTNKDRQQLSRSRIIEYEQLVAREEAAAKEGGGNIVIAPGPELGDQVITFDKVAKQYGDRVIFKDVSFNVPRSAIVGLVGPNGTGKTTMFRLIVDQEKPTAGEVKVGSTVQLAYVDQERDTLTGAQSLIEEVGGGADNVMLGKIEVPIRQYLARFGFKGSDQQKTVGELSGGERNRCHLAKVLKSGGNVLLLDEPTNDLDVNMLRNLEEAIQNFTGCVMVISHDRFFLDRVCTHLLIFEGEGQVRWFEGNYREYEDWHKRELGGRPFENRRNRYRKIVKA comes from the coding sequence ATGAGCGAGAAATATATCTTCACGATGTTGCGGCTGGACAAATACTATGGCCAGAAGCAAGTACTCAAGAACATCAATCTGAGTTTCTATCCGGGCGCCAAGATCGGCATCGTCGGCGAGAACGGCTCCGGCAAGTCGACGGTTTTGCGGATTATGGCCGGCCTTGACGATCAGTTTCAAGGCACAGCCCAACTGCTCGGCAATTTCCGTTCCGGCATTGTTCTGCAGGAACCGCTGCTTGAGGAGACGCTCACAGTCCGCCAATCGGTGGAGCAGGCGTTTGGTGAGATTACGTCCAAGCTCAATGAGTACAACGAGATAACGACCAAGATGGGTGAACCGCTGGACGACGATCAAATGACCAAGTTGATGGAGCGGATGGGGGTTCTGCAAGAGCAGTTGGATGCGTTGGATGCCTGGAATCTTGACGTGCACATCCGGGTGGCTGCCGACGCACTTTGCCTGCCGGACGATGACCGAGTTGTCGGTACACTTTCGGGCGGCGAGAAGCGCCGGGTGGCCTTGTGCAAAGCGCTGCTCGAGCGGCCCGACTTGCTGCTCCTGGACGAACCGACCAACCATCTGGACGCCGAGACCGTGGATTGGCTGGAGGAGCAGTTGCGCGACTACCCCGGCACGGTCATCATTGTGACGCACGACCGCTATTTCCTCGACAATATCACCAAGTGGATTCTCGAGCTGGATGGTGGCCGCGGCATTCCCTATTCGGGCAATTATACATCGTGGCTGGAGCAGAAGCTGGAGCGGCTGGCCGGCGAGGAGAAAAAGGACACGCCGCGATCGCGCATGCTGCAGCGGGAACTGGCCTGGATCAAGATGACCAACAAGGACCGGCAGCAATTGTCGCGTTCGCGTATCATCGAGTACGAGCAGCTGGTGGCGCGCGAGGAGGCTGCGGCCAAGGAAGGTGGCGGCAATATTGTCATTGCGCCCGGGCCGGAACTGGGTGATCAGGTGATCACTTTCGACAAGGTTGCCAAGCAGTACGGCGACCGCGTGATCTTCAAAGATGTCAGTTTCAATGTGCCCCGTTCGGCAATTGTCGGCTTAGTCGGACCGAACGGTACCGGCAAGACGACGATGTTCCGCCTGATCGTCGACCAGGAAAAGCCGACGGCCGGCGAAGTCAAGGTCGGCAGCACGGTGCAACTGGCGTACGTCGATCAGGAGCGCGATACGCTGACCGGTGCACAAAGTCTGATCGAAGAAGTTGGCGGCGGTGCGGACAATGTCATGCTGGGTAAGATCGAAGTTCCGATCCGGCAGTACCTGGCCCGTTTTGGATTCAAGGGATCGGACCAGCAGAAGACGGTCGGGGAGCTTTCGGGTGGCGAGCGCAACCGCTGTCACTTAGCGAAAGTGCTCAAGTCGGGCGGCAACGTGTTGTTGCTGGACGAACCGACCAACGACCTCGATGTCAACATGCTGCGCAATCTCGAGGAGGCGATCCAGAACTTCACGGGCTGCGTGATGGTGATCAGCCACGATCGTTTCTTCCTGGATCGCGTGTGCACGCACCTGCTGATTTTCGAAGGCGAAGGCCAGGTACGTTGGTTTGAGGGGAACTATCGCGAGTACGAGGATTGGCACAAGCGTGAGCTGGGCGGGCGGCCGTTCGAAAACCGCCGCAATCGGTACCGTAAGATCGTCAAGGCGTAG
- a CDS encoding iron-sulfur cluster assembly scaffold protein, whose product MPNQPATYSATIMDHFLHPRNGGMLATPTLRVAVTNELCGDEMTMTINLRDGRISEARFQSFGCAVAIATASMLTEAITGKTQAEADVAAAAVFATVERDTRGEKEHCRSMVRRIWEQAAEQMRRLS is encoded by the coding sequence ATGCCGAACCAACCCGCCACATATTCCGCCACGATCATGGATCACTTTCTGCATCCGCGCAACGGTGGCATGCTTGCCACACCGACCCTTCGCGTAGCGGTCACCAACGAGCTGTGCGGCGACGAAATGACGATGACGATCAACCTGCGGGATGGCCGGATCAGCGAGGCCCGGTTTCAATCGTTCGGATGTGCGGTGGCGATTGCGACGGCGTCGATGTTGACCGAGGCGATTACGGGAAAGACGCAGGCAGAAGCCGACGTTGCGGCTGCGGCGGTGTTCGCGACGGTCGAACGCGATACCCGCGGCGAGAAGGAACACTGCCGGTCGATGGTGCGTCGCATCTGGGAACAGGCGGCCGAACAAATGCGCAGACTGAGTTAG
- a CDS encoding ferritin family protein, protein MADVKKEIEEIIKIGIKTEIEGQYFYSTLAQQVKNPEARKKIEQLAMDEVNHERRLRELYKQFVGQEVTDLPPQGLAIFKNAFGDRPLAEADKFRLIDLAMEAERLTAVHYKNGEGKTKDPQTRAVFAELVAEEDGHYDTLAAEREALRGNINWFAYEGSQMLEE, encoded by the coding sequence ATGGCGGACGTAAAGAAAGAGATCGAGGAGATTATCAAGATCGGCATCAAGACCGAGATTGAGGGCCAGTATTTCTACTCGACGCTGGCGCAGCAGGTAAAAAATCCGGAGGCGCGCAAGAAGATTGAGCAATTGGCGATGGACGAGGTCAACCACGAACGGCGCTTGCGCGAACTGTACAAGCAGTTTGTCGGCCAGGAGGTGACCGATCTCCCACCACAGGGACTGGCAATCTTCAAGAATGCGTTCGGTGACAGACCGCTTGCCGAAGCGGACAAGTTTCGTTTGATTGACCTGGCGATGGAAGCGGAGCGTCTGACCGCCGTGCACTACAAGAACGGCGAAGGCAAGACCAAGGATCCGCAGACGCGCGCCGTATTTGCTGAGTTGGTCGCCGAAGAGGACGGCCACTACGATACGCTGGCCGCCGAGCGTGAAGCCCTGCGCGGCAACATCAACTGGTTTGCCTATGAAGGCTCCCAGATGCTGGAAGAGTAA
- a CDS encoding FAD-dependent oxidoreductase — protein MTAEVFDITIIGGGPAGLFASFYAGLRDARTKIIESTGELGGALIHEYPDEVLRDVAGFVLITARKLAENFIEQATMYEHVILKNETVSACEFDKAAKVWTVTTDKGAHKSKAVVLALGSLEKVQKKSKGLIESLKKQGVKINEQGIAVDATMNASVPGLYACGDFISKAKELNFISMATAEAAIAVNNAKKYVNPEVDTFPGYSTDLKKDKPNYHTNPLAD, from the coding sequence ATGACTGCGGAAGTGTTTGATATTACCATCATCGGCGGCGGACCGGCCGGGCTGTTCGCCTCGTTCTACGCCGGCCTGCGCGATGCCAGGACGAAGATCATTGAGTCGACCGGTGAACTGGGCGGCGCGCTGATTCACGAGTATCCCGACGAGGTCCTGCGCGATGTTGCCGGTTTCGTGCTGATCACGGCGCGCAAGCTGGCCGAGAATTTCATCGAGCAGGCGACGATGTACGAGCATGTCATTCTCAAGAATGAGACGGTCAGCGCCTGCGAATTCGACAAGGCCGCCAAGGTGTGGACGGTGACGACCGACAAGGGTGCGCACAAGTCCAAAGCCGTCGTCCTGGCGCTGGGATCGCTGGAGAAAGTTCAGAAGAAGAGCAAGGGCTTGATCGAATCGCTCAAGAAGCAGGGGGTCAAGATCAACGAACAGGGGATTGCCGTGGATGCCACGATGAACGCCAGCGTGCCGGGACTTTATGCGTGCGGCGACTTCATCAGCAAGGCCAAGGAGCTGAATTTCATCTCGATGGCGACGGCCGAGGCGGCGATCGCGGTCAATAACGCCAAGAAGTATGTCAACCCCGAGGTTGATACGTTCCCCGGTTACTCGACCGACTTGAAAAAGGACAAGCCCAACTATCACACGAATCCGTTGGCTGATTAG